From Nitrospirota bacterium:
TTCAATATGAGCGGCAGCCGGACATCCGCGGCTCGCCCCGCACCGGCGAAGGCGAAGGCAACCAGGAGCAAACCCGTCCGATGCCGTCGATGAGAGAAGATCCGTCCCATGCGGCTACTCCAGCATGGCCACAATTTGCTTCGGGGAGGCGGATGAAACGAGCGTGTAGGCCAATCCGTCCTGGCGCCACATCACCACGTTGATACCGTTCTTGGAGTAGGAGTAGTACTCCGGCTCCGACTCGCGCATGGGCCTCCATTCCGGCAGGGACAGGCCCGGGTCTTCGAACACGTAAAGGGAGAGCGACGGACCCAATCCGCGGTAATGGAACAGCGCGGCGGCTTTGCTCATGAGCGTGCAGATCTTGCCTGACTCGACTCGCATCCCCCGGAGAGGCGGCGGTTCGATCCGAACTCCCAACTCGGCTTCCGCCTTCTTCACCAACTCCTCCGGGCCGGCGGCAACAATTTCCGTGGCCTGTGGAAGGTTCAATACGAACTCCCCGACGAGTTCCTCCGCCACGGTTACGCGTTTCCACCGGGTGATTCCCCAGACGCTCAATCCTCCCACCGAAAACGCCAGCAGGATCGAGGCCGCGATGACCCAGGGTCCGGCGCGGAACCGCCATGAAGAACGATCCCCCCTGCCGGAGATCATCTGCTCCAAACGAATTCTCAGGCCCGCGGGAGCCGCCCCTGAAGCCAGACGTTTTCTGAACACATCCCGCCATTGATCTTCTTTGGAGATGTACTGCCGGCACAATCCGCACCGTTCGATGTGCTGTCGGGCGTGGAAGAGTTCGTCACTCGCGGGCGCGAGAGTGGGTTGTCCCAGAACCACCTCGCGCGCCCGTTCGCATGCCATACTCACCCCGGATACCCTCGTTTCCGAGCCACATCGGCCAGGCTCGTTCTCAAGGACTTGCGCGCGCGGTGGAGGCGCGACCCGACCGTCCCGCCCGGCAGATTCAGCGCCTTTGAGATTTCCTGGTAGTTGAACCCTTCCACATCGAACAACCACACGACCGCGCGCGATTCTTCGTCAAGCTTGTGGAAGGCCTCACGGATATCGTCGTCCTGAAAGTCCTCCATCGCGTCGAGCGCGATCTGGTCCTGAGCGGAAAATATGTACCGAGTCTCGGCGGCCTGCGACTCCATCGTCTTGATCTCCCTGACGCGGCGCCGGTACCGGTCGATGAAAAGACGGGTCAGTGTCGTCACGAGCCATGCCCGCGCTTTGGGCAGGTTTTCAAAACGGGGTTTGCTCTCGATCAACCTGACGTAGGTGTCTTGGA
This genomic window contains:
- a CDS encoding sigma-70 family RNA polymerase sigma factor codes for the protein MLRWKTGRRPEADEPVSPPGPVATEELLDQSNVLYRMAYRMTANREHAGDLVQDTYVRLIESKPRFENLPKARAWLVTTLTRLFIDRYRRRVREIKTMESQAAETRYIFSAQDQIALDAMEDFQDDDIREAFHKLDEESRAVVWLFDVEGFNYQEISKALNLPGGTVGSRLHRARKSLRTSLADVARKRGYPG